One genomic region from Deltaproteobacteria bacterium encodes:
- a CDS encoding aldehyde dehydrogenase family protein, which yields MDKNQIERIVSLIWSEMNPAAGSGQASSAAETAWGVYGAMEEAIQAAVKAQAALVELSLELREKIIQVIRQVGLANRRTYGELELAEAELGAVEGTMLKIEVACQAPGLEDLAPEVFSGDRGTTLLERIPVGVIASVNAVTNAAPGILHNSILMLAGGNSVVFNPHPKTKEISARVVRDLNQAIVDAGGPPDCLTTVAEPSIPTAQMLMTHPLVDMIAVTGGHRVVEF from the coding sequence ATGGATAAAAATCAGATTGAACGGATCGTTTCCCTGATCTGGTCGGAAATGAACCCTGCCGCCGGTTCGGGGCAGGCGTCTTCAGCCGCGGAGACCGCCTGGGGGGTGTATGGGGCCATGGAAGAGGCCATTCAGGCGGCGGTCAAGGCCCAGGCGGCATTGGTCGAGCTTTCCCTGGAACTGCGGGAAAAAATAATTCAAGTCATAAGGCAGGTGGGGTTGGCCAACCGGCGGACCTACGGCGAACTCGAATTGGCCGAAGCCGAATTGGGGGCTGTGGAAGGTACCATGTTGAAGATCGAGGTGGCTTGTCAGGCCCCCGGCCTGGAGGATCTGGCCCCCGAAGTCTTCAGCGGTGATCGGGGGACCACGCTGCTGGAAAGGATTCCGGTCGGGGTCATCGCTTCGGTCAACGCCGTCACCAACGCCGCCCCCGGCATCCTCCACAACAGCATCCTCATGCTGGCCGGCGGGAATTCTGTTGTTTTCAATCCCCATCCCAAGACCAAGGAGATTTCGGCCCGGGTGGTCCGGGATCTGAATCAGGCCATTGTCGATGCCGGAGGCCCGCCGGACTGCCTGACCACGGTTGCGGAACCCTCGATCCCCACGGCCCAGATGCTGATGACCCATCCCCTGGTGGACATGATCGCGGTTACCGGCGGACACCGGGTCGTGGAATTTG